A region from the Sebastes umbrosus isolate fSebUmb1 chromosome 18, fSebUmb1.pri, whole genome shotgun sequence genome encodes:
- the LOC119477260 gene encoding ankyrin repeat and SOCS box protein 2-like, which translates to MAAMSEVNLDDYSVYSSLSDEELLQIAVERSLSDKHWPSDCDQISSSSSSSSSSARALPTRTSPNPRRRHPDPPRHLNHGPPSRPPPPAHPCVSNCANPPTGLFPSIYRPVRREFTPLQSMIINGDSEALLELVERGSGSEMEPSDEGWIALHEAAYYGQLECVTILIGAHPDSVNRCTLKNKTALVLAAGRGNVSCVDFLLKNGADLEVADKNRETPLFAACEEPNEAIVDLLLRSGARVNRCNIQGVTALHEACRHGQLKLCRKLLESGADHHAKNIYGIRPMFTAAQLGHVNIIQLLAKKGADINGQAGDGASPLFEACKNGHVCAADELLSLKADANRSTTSGLLPLHVAVQNNHSRVVSLLIPATSRVKVQNSGISPLHIAAENNWDDIMELLIESGFDVNAKLSEDHSEMYEDRRSTAIYSSVYNGNIEAVEMLLEAGADPNLDVFNPLLIAVRLGRMDIATLLLKYGADANAKIPTQPSSFPVAILLRMETLPMLKLLLDNGCDARPCFDCPYGQKPHPPVMPSRSRIDEMRISTVAPPQRCVQFCEAVSSLLSRRAAGPIISMLLDYVSHVRLCSRLLEVLESHSDWPSIKLKARPPHPLMQLCRLEIRRPVGVQRLKLLHTLPLPVRLIRFLLYDVAVHAPEV; encoded by the exons ATGGCAGCCATGTCTGAGGTGAACCTGGACGACTACAGCGTTTACAGCTCGCTGTCTGacgaggagctgctgcagattGCTGTCGAGAGAAGCCTCTCTGACAAACACTGGCCTTCAGACTGTGATcagatatcatcatcatcatcatcatcttcatcctcagcCCGTGCTCTGCCCACTCGAACAAGCCCAAACCCCAGGCGGAGACATCCCGACCCCCCCAGACACCTGAACCATGGTCCTCCATCCCGTCCTCCACCTCCAGCCCACCCATGTGTCTCTAACTGTGCAAATCCCCCAACAGGGCTGTTCCCCTCCATCTACAGACCCGTCCGGAG AGAGTTCACTCCGCTGCAGTCTATGATTATAAATGGAGATTCAGAGGCTCTGCTGGAGTTGGTTGAACGGGGGTCCGGCAGCGAGATGGAGCCCAGCGACGAAGGCTGGATTGCTCTTCATGAAGCTGCTTATTACGGACAACTGGAGTGTGTCACGATCCTCATTGGAG cTCATCCCGACTCGGTGAACAGATGCACGTTGAAGAATAAGACCGCTCTGGTCCTGGCTGCCGGTCGGGGAAACGTTTCCTGTGTCGATTTTCTCCTGAAGAACGGAGCCGACCTAGAGGTCGCCGACAAGAACCGAGAAACGCCGCTGTTCGCAG ccTGTGAGGAACCGAACGAAGCCATCGTGGATCTGCTGCTGAGGTCAGGAGCTCGGGTGAATCGCTGCAACATTCAGGGAGTGACTGCTCTTCATGAAGCCTGCAGACACGGACAACTGAAGCTCTGCAGGAAGTTACTGGAGTCCGGAGCCGATCATCACGCCAAAAACATCTATGGCATCCGACCGATGTTCACCGCTGCACAGCTCGGACATGTCAACATCATCCAGCTGCTCGCCAAGAAAG GTGCAGATATAAATGGACAGGCAGGAGACGGAGCGTCGCCGCTGTTTGAAGCCTGTAAGAACGGTCATGTTTGTGCTGCTGATGAGCTGCTGTCTCTGAAAGCGGACGCTAACCGCTCCACCACGTCGGGCCTGCTGCCTCTTCACGTGGCCGTTCAGAACAATCACTCACG AGTTGTGTCACTGCTGATCCCGGCGACCAGCAGGGTCAAAGTCCAGAACAGCGGCATCAGTCCTCTGCACATCGCCGCAGAGAACAACTGGGATGACATCATGGAGCTGCTGATTGAGTCTGGCTTCGACGTCAACGCCAAGTTGTCGGAGGACCACTCCGAGATGTACGAGGACCGGCGGAGCACGGCGATTTACTCCTCCGTCTACAACGGGAACATAGAGGCCGTCGAGATGCTGCTGGAGGCCGGAGCTGACCCCAACCTCGACGTCTTCAACCCGCTGCTCATCGCCGTCCGGCTTGGTCGGATGGACATTGCGACACTGCTGCTGAAGTACGGCGCCGACGCCAACGCTAAGATCCCCACCCAGCCGTCCTCCTTCCCGGTGGCCATCCTGCTCAGAATGGAGACGCTGCCGATGCTCAAACTGCTGCTGGATAACGGCTGTGACGCTAGGCCTTGCTTCGACTGTCCCTACGGCCAAAAACCACATCCGCCCGTCATGCCATCACGCTCTCGCATTGACGAAATGCGGATCAGCACAGTTGCACCGCCGCAGCGCTGCGTTCAG TTCTGTGAGGCCGTCTCCAGCTTGTTGTCTCGCCGTGCAGCCGGTCCGATCATCTCGATGCTGCTGGACTACGTGAGTCATGTCCGTCTCTGCTCCCGTCTGCTGGAGGTCCTGGAGAGTCACAGCGACTGGCCGTCCATCAAACTGAAAGCTC gtcctcctcatcctctgaTGCAGCTCTGCAGGTTGGAGATCAGACGTCCGGTCGGAGTCCAAAGACTCAAACTGCTCCACACGCTGCCACTTCCTGTCAGACTGATCCGCTTCCTGCTCTATGACGTCGCTGTTCACGCACCTGAAGTCTAA